The genomic region TTGACAAAAAGATGAGTATATTTGCTGCAGTAGATGCAAACTTCATTCAAGTTCATAAAGatttaagatcacagaatcatttcagttgaaagagatccttaggatcatagagtccaaccataacctaacctaactctagcactaaaccatgttgctAAGAACCAAAGAGGGCTTGTCTGGGAGTTGAACCCAGGACCTCTCGCACCCTAAGCGAGAATCATAGCCCTAGACCAATGAGCCCAGATTTTTAACTTTGTATTAGAACTTCTGCTGCAGGTGTAACTTCCATGAGAAGTCCAAGCTTTTAAGAGGGCTTCtgatcaaggggaaaaaaagaaagacacttCCGCTTATTAGTCTCTTTTGTGAAAGTTGACACATGGTATAATCCCTCAACAGACACTCTCAAAAGCTGACTTTAGCCAACAAGTGAAACCATTTGCACTGATGCCTAGTAATGAAACATGTTTGAGACAGTCATGTTAAATATTTACTAGGCAAGTATCAAGCCAAGAACCTTCCCAGACTCTTGTCCATTCAGTTTGTAATCATGTGAGTCTATATCCATACATGTGACAGGGCAGCACTTCTTCTCTGGTAACCTACTAGAAACACGTCATGGAAGGATAATTTTGAAATACATTGTAATGATTTAGAAAATTGTTTGCTGACTTGTCAGAGTTGTGCTTGTGACACATGTAACAGACTTTAGTAAAAGAGGTTTAGTGGAGGTATATGACAAAGAAATACCATCCAGTAAAACATCCAGGATGATTCTCCTCACTGAAGAGAGCcaataaacagataaaaaaagaaagctcaactgcttcccatgggcattCTGCTTTTCTGTGCCACTCAGCCTGATAGGAGATCTTGATGTTTCCAGTACAGCTGTGCCCTAGCTTCCCCTACCAATCTCTCACTTCATCAAGGGAACACCTTCCATTTCAGCACTATATTGGTACTTTAATGATACATACTCActgcataaaacaaaacaaaaaatcaaataaatcccATTTCCCCTCCACCCCAAATCACCATATGACCTTTCACAGACTTCAAGAGAAGTTAGCCTGGATTCTCTATAGCTGCTCATACCCTCAGCATTACTGATTATTGTTAACAAAACCTGTTTCACTTCAACTGCTTTGTTTTAGGGCACTCTCCCCAGCAATGTGTCTGCAGTAGTGTGACAGTGAAATTGTAGCTCTGTGAGTTGTCATGTAAACAAGAACAAGCAGCTATTTGTAAAAGTAGATAGTTGGTGAGGATGAGAGTGTGTGTGGAAATCAGTTAAGAAAGCAAGCAGCAGCCTTTTCCATTACTGTTAAAGACTAACTTATTTCTGATAACTGTCATTTGCAAAATCCAAAAAGCAAGTCAGTaaacctttattttttccatgttCAATGGGTGCTTCTCCCACTGtcaccagcctcctcctcctcaccatttttcttctccctgctaCCAAATTATGGAGAacacatttcccttttttttcttatttgccaGCTTGTAGGCTGAAATGTCTTAAAAATGAATTGAAGGCTTTACAGCTCTTTaatgtaaagaaagaaaacactaaaTCCCAAAATAAGTTTTCCTCCCAAATATTTTAGCTAGCAACCTGTAAAACTAGCTTTCAAATTCCAAAATTACTCCTGGATAAAAGGAAACCACCTACAGCCAATTCCTGAGATCTTACATTCTCAAAAACATATCTTTTTCTTAAAGCCAGTATTGTGAAGTCTTTCAGTACACACTGTATGACagtgaagaaacaaaaatccaTTCTTCCATTGTATGTCAACCTTTAAGGGCTAATAAATAATGGAAAAACATATACAGCCTCTTAGTACTTAACCTGTTACCTAATTACTTTATAAAAACTGTCTTCTTAGGTTTTTATACAGTGATATGGGATTATTAGAAAAAGTCTTCTGTAGCTTTATGGAGGACAATCATCATAAGTTCCTACAGCCAGCTGAAGCCAGTAGTCCAGATTTCTAAAAATGACAAAGTTGTACAAATTCTCTCCTCCCTTGTGGAAGCCATGTTCACTTTCTCTCCAGGAAACAGGGCTGTCTGCAAAGCCATGCACAGTTAAGGTCAGCCAATATGCCAGTTTTGGTTCACCAAAATAGCAACTGCAAGGAAGAAGACAAGGCAATTGGTAATTATAATGGAATAGACAGCATGTTCAAGTATACaacataaagttaaaaaaaaataatcaaagacaGGCACTTCAGTGAAAATTTGCAATTAACAGTTAAAAACCTGCTTTAGtacataaataaatttaaaagaaaatattctatcAGAAGACATTACGCAATGAAATAAGATTCACTCTTGATTATTCTTACCATACTTCTAGACATGGCAAACGTGCAAGTTATAGCAATTAGAAAAAGTTCCAAGTTCTGAAGTACCTGTTCTGAATTTCCtgtctttcagaaaacaaaacatttactGAGAACAGTTGCTATCAGGGCAAAATAGACATAGGAGGAAGAAACATAGTCAGGCTATGCTTGACACAAATACTTTTATCACCAGAATGGTGATACTACAAATAATCAAAGCCAGACACTATCCACTGCTCTTTAAAGTAGAGAATAAAAGCCAAAGAAATTTGTGTTCCAGCCCTAGCCCAGGGAGGCCTTCTGCATGAGATTTGAAAATTACTCAGAGGAACAATCATATTCCAGATAAAGCAACAACAATATTGTCATGAGTCAGTGCTACAGTTCTTAGCCACAAGGCACTTTAAGAATTGTGTCACACACGGAGTAAGGGCCTTCCAGAATCTGCTGTCAGTAGCACTAATATATAATACAGACAGATACCACACGGACCCATGACACAGTAGTATCACGTAGTTTGGTTCTGCATCAGTACTACAGCTACCCTGGTCATGACTATCCAGTGTCCTATGTCATAGCACTTGATTGAAAAAAACTCACTATAAGTTAATTTTTTGTCATGGCATAACAACATTGAAGTACCTTGTGATACTCTTCTTGGTATCGTAAAGGGTTTTCAATCACATTTTCCATCAATACTTAAAAATACTACATCAGACATATTTGAGGGCATCCAATTTTCATAGACAGATTTAGAAAAATGTGGAGCTCAGTAGAACTACTGTTTCTTAGAAATTAAGATAAAAAGCAAAATCATTACTAGAATACAGGGTAGGGATTCTGAAACTTGGAGTATCCAAAAccgtttattgctttttttttaaaccaatgttAAGCTTCCAGTtaatttcctaattaaaaaaagtctttattcTGTATGTTTTACTACTTACCTCCAACAGCACTACCgaaaagtattttaaagtgaTTCTGAAAATTAAGAAGTGTTAAGGGTACAAATGTTTTAGTAATGTACTCCTGTCAACCCTTACCATAGCTGCTCCAATAACTGAATTATCTTCTCAGGAATTATAAAGCCTGTGATTGTGCACAAAAAAGCTTTTTCCACCATCATGTTGGGCTGAGGACAGCAATAGGTTGATAAGAAGCTAGATGATTTGTtgtctctgaaaacaaaacaaaataaaagctcgTACCGAACAAGTAGTACCTATGTATGTCATCTAAATTAATACCAAACCAAccgaccagcaggtcgagggaggttgtcctccccttctactctgccctcgtgaggccgcatctggagtactgtgtccagttctgcgtCCCTCAGTTTaataaggacaaggaattactggaaggagtcaaGTGgaaagctacaaagatgatgaggggtttggagtttgtttcttataaggaaagactgagagagctgggtctgttcagctgaGAGAGGATCTTACTTATGCTTAcgaatatctgaagggtgggtgtcaagaggatgggaccagactcctttcagtggtgcccagtgataggttGAAGGGAAACAGGCACAGacagaagcataggaggttccatctgaatatgaagagaaacttctgtactttaagggtgccagagcactggaacaggctgcccagaggggttgtggagtctccttccctggagacattcaaaaccagccttggtgcattcctgtgcaatctgctcttcgtaaacctgctttagcaggtgggttggactagatgatctccagaggtcccttccaaccccaaccattctgtgattctgtaatggccAATTAACACACAAGATGTCATGGTGCTGTGGGTTAATCCTGGTAAGGACCTgaacaccacacagccactcattcactccccactagtgggatgggggagagaattgaaagggtgaaagtgagaaaacatgtggattgagataaagacgatttaataggtaaagcaaaagttgCATGTGAAAGGAAAGCAAATTAAGGAATTCATTTACTACTTCCAATCAGCAGGAAGATGTTTAGCTATCTCCTGGAAAGCAGGGCTTCATCATATGTAGCTGTGACTCGGGAAGACAAACATTGCAACTCCAAACATTCCCTCTGTTCCTTTTTCCCCCCcggttttattgctgagcatgctACCACGTGGTGTGGGATACCCCTCTGGTCAGTTGGGGTCTGCTGTTGTGGCTGTGTGCCCTCCCAGCCTACTGACTGGCACAGTAGCAGAGGAAacgccttgatgctgtgtaagcactgttcagcaatagctaaaacgctcctctgttatcaacactgttttagtcATAAATAAAAAACACAGCACCACTACACATGGGTACCCGCAAAAATACAGACAAGTTATTCAAGACTTACAACTAACACTTGAGTAACAAACTTCCCACTTACAGTAATGCATCTTTCTTAATCTTTTTTAGCTCTTCCTTAAAATAAATTGTGGCTTTCCtttcttaaaatgtatttaaagatcaaacaaattaaaatacttaCAAGCTAACTTGATTCCAGACAGCACCTAGCCATTCAAACAGTTCCTCTGTACTGCAGGACTCTTCTGGCTTTCCTTGTAGTTCATTACTTTGTAATACTGGACACTGCAAGTCCCTTAATGTGCTGAATGTTATTTTTGGCTTCAGGGCCTGTATTTGTTTTTTTGAGAAGTATGACATCAATGTTGATCCCTCTGCACCTTAACAACACACCACCACAAACAGCTGTTACAAAACTACCAAACAAAAGGAGTACTGAATACATGAAATCTTTGTACATATATACAAGAAAATGCAGCATGTAAACTGCTTATATGCTGTTTACTTTGGCAAATTCATAGAATCTTCAGCTTCCTTATCTTCTTGGAAATAAAACAATTTAAGATCAAGCAACTCAGTATGGCTCAGTAAAATCACCATTTAACTAGCAAGTATAAATTTGTCAATTGAAAATTCAAGCAGAATTAACTGTGCAAGTGATAAAATGAACCCATTAGAAAGAGGAATTCAGAATGTAATTAATGTAAAGAATGTTAACTCTTTCCCAAGACAAACTGGTCTGCAAATGCACCCACAGTGTAGGTAtacgaggagactgaggggtgaccttattaatgtttataaatatataaagggtgagtgccatgaggatggagccaggctcttctcggtggcaaacaatgataggacaaggggtaatgggatcaagctggaacacaagaggttccacttaaatttgagaaaaaacttcttctcagtgagggtgacagagcactggaacaggctgcccagggaggttgtggagtctccttccctggagacattcaaagcccgcctggacatgtttctgtgcgacctcacctaggcgttcctgctccagcagggggattggactagatgatctttcgaggtcccttccaatcccaaacatactgtgatactgtgatattcatGAGGCCAGAGAACATTTTGCCTTACTAGTGCACATATGTACATTCCCTCTATGCTCATGCACAGATACTCACTGCTGTAGGCCTTATACTGTTAGGTCATCTCTGGAAATTCCTTAGGTACTGCACCGTGAGAGGGAGAATACATGTGGTAGATGTACATCTCCAAGACCAGGTAAAGGAAACTAAGCTCAAAGAAATTCAGACAATGTTCTCTTCAAAATCACTGAGTGTCTACAGGGATCCCAGCATCCCTAGTTCAAAGAACTGCTCCCTAGAGACAACATGGCTTCTAGAATCATGAAGAACTCAAATTCCTGCAGATCTCAGGAATACTTTGCAAAAAGCTATAGTGTCATTTGAATTCTCCCAGAACACACCTTCACAAATGCAGAATGTTTCCCTTATCATTGGTCTAAAAAGCACTCGGTCTTCCATCCAGCATGTCAGGTTAGGGGACCTCTTAGTCCCCTCATCTGAAGATATGAACGTGCAAGAATTCTTCCGAGAGATCTGATCCCATCGCTAAAAACCACATACTAGATTTACTAGGTGTGATGGCAAACTTAATTTAGGAGCCATaagttttttgagaaaaaaaatcttgatttacAGTAAACTgatgttttgttaaaaacaaccagtttctcttttagtgaacttttctttcagctaagttcttctaagtaactgcacttttttgAATTTGGCtgtatgttttttcagacactcttCACTCTGGAACTAGTAACAGTAGCAATGATATGCAGAAGAGACCCAAGTTTAGACTTactgctatggtagccaagattACTGACAAATTTTGCATGtgccataagtgagaggggcgtatttgcaagcAGGggcgaacagaacaggtgactaaaactgaccaagtaCTCCATTCTatacacatcatacaccctataaaagtggcaGATCACGAGAgtctcgctctcttcaaccatggccggcatctgaggaggaccctgcctgtcgtgcttccgatccaaggcctggttccagaccctgcatccctgaatccagttctggtttactgcagaGTCCAggccaggacttctgggtgcctgccctgcagccactggagcagcACCAACTCACTGCAGCCACAGCTGTGctgccccaggaaattcaagattggttttgtatattttgtattattttctttattaattagtagcattagtaaagcattttaaacttttttccaacttgcaagtctctctcctttttccttctatcccctttccttagtggggagggcatgggattaacagagagcatctgccatggtttattgttgccctgcagtaagcAGTGACAACTGAGAAATCATCTTCACATAAGGTATATTTGGAAGGCGATACTagctcaaaaaaaacccagtatcatTCATCAAGACTAGAGACCTTCCTACGCATCTGGCTAAAGTGTCTACCACCCCAAAACACCATTTTCTTTGAATACTGGAAAAGTGAGCAGGTGACTACAGGTTTGAGAACAGATTTACCAATGATGTCAAGAGGAATTCTAGGATAGTCCGGGGCATAAGGAAGACAGAAAGAAGGGGGGAGTGTAGAAAAATCAAACTATATCACAAATCTCACTTTACTGGGAtcagaataaaaaccaaaacagtgcTAAGTCTTCAAAGCAGTATGGCTGTAACAGTCAGATGTACCTTAATGGACTCACGGGAAAAGACATGCTCCTTCAACTCTAGTAAGTGATCCAAAAGAAGCAGCGAAAATTCTAAAAACCTAACCTAAGCAAATATATTGTAAATTAAGAGATATTAACCAACCTCCCTTTCCAAGCAGTAAGACAACTGACATGGAATAAATTCTCCTAAATTTGAAATTCCAGATAATGTATTCCATTTTCATGAAGTAACAATGGTGACCAAGAAATAATACCTTATTTGTGAGAAACCTTAAGTCCAGAATAGCACTTAAATACCACAAGAAAGGCATGCATGAACAGAACAAATTCAAAATAGAGTTCACTGCAGAATACAATATCCAAGACTTGTTATCAAAAATTACGGCCTGCCTAAATGCCATCAGCCATATTTACCTTGTCATAAAAAATCACATGGGGAAGTAGAAAAAGGAGGGCTAACCTGATCTTTTTTAGTCATCCTTCAAAGAAGGCTGTCCAAGTACTTAAGGACAATGACAGGCAGTCACCGAATTCTTGTTAATTTAGTATTTTTATATAGATATACTTAAGTCTGAAGTATACTCAAACAGATGATCTTCCTTCAGTCTATACTTCCTATTGCCATTTGTTAGACTAACGGGTTCAAAGAATGGGCAATATTGCCCTAGAATCCCTGGtcaaatataaaaaaattatacattttaaatatCCATTCCATATGGGAGCCTCAGGTATAGTCCTAACTTCAAGAAATCTCAAAGACTAAAATCAATAGAGAACTGCAAGAGAACAATTCCACTAGCTACAGCATAGCTTTCCATGTCAACAGCAACCAGGCATATTGTCAAAGGTTTTTGGAGGCCAGTGAATTTCAGCcaataaacatttaaaattgCCATAGAAATTACAGCAATAGAAAAGAGAAGATATTGTTTTGCCACTGTCATTAAAGACATGAGACACTCCATATTGCCTTTTTCTATTCCTCTTGGTGTCAGAACCACTAAGTGAGAAAAACGGGTATCAAAACAAAAAATGGTGCTTTTGGAGAGTGTCATGAATGTTTACAGGTTTACAGCAGTGCTGGTCATAGCAAGAAATGCCAGTTATCAGCAGGAAGGCTGAAAGCAGAATGTTAACAGAGGACACGGATTCTCTCAACAAAATACatccctcttttccccttccAGCAGAACCTACATGATGCCTCATGTCTATTAATAAAAATctataaaagttttatttttgtcagtaCTAAAGAATTAAGTCTTTGGTGTGTTATGAGCACAAGATTCCTGGACAGAAAGGCATTCAGATTTAACTCCATATTCTGGAAATTATTGACCTGACCCGGTTTTCCGATGTAAGAAAGTGAGGAAAAGGAATGCTATTCTTCCTGAATGCTGCTACACTGACAGCAACAAACACAAGAAATATACCAACCCTAGAGGCATTTTGCTCCTCGTCCAGGGTCAATAAATCCAAGCAAGCTGAGTCTGAAGATCCAAGACCTTAGCTGGATTTATGTCACCATTTATGGTAGCAACAGTCTTCACTGAAACTCTATCCTGAAGACTACAAGGATGGGAATTGCAAGCCTTTAAACAGCTTTTGTATGACAAAAAAGGAAGGATCTTTGTCATATGATTAGTATTTAAAAAGGGGGAGGGGAAACATGAAGGACTAAAATGACACCTGGGACACTGCTAAATGAGCTTGTAAGCAGCGTTGATTTGTCAGATCAGTAACTCCCTCTCAGACtaagagccaggaaaaaaaacacactaaaaGCTACCCAGCTATGTGTACATACTTTTTAGTAGACTTCCTGCAGCTTTTGTCAGCTCCATGCAAATGCTACATGTCCCTAGATACAGCCTGTACCAAGGTAATACAAACAACTGAGAACTTTGGAAAATTACTCTCATAAGAAGAACAATACTTAAATCCCAGAAACACTAATATATTTAGTAAACAGTAGACAAACAAATAGTAAAAGAAAGGTGATTTGAGACAATACAGTTTCTTATAACAATAACCTCTTGTTCCGCTCCAATCTCAAACAGGTGCTTGAGAATAAAATGATAAAATAGCAGACTGTGTGTGTATCCATGTACACAGCAAGTGATGGAAATAGGGAGACCGTCCACATCCTGTTATTACTGATGAAAGTTGTCCATCTCAAGTATTACACCAAATATGTAAAATACATATATTAattaaaaactcaaaaaaaattattaataatggttaTGTATGTCACAAATTTATGAAGGAGACAGCATTATCAAATAGGAAAAGTTATGCCAGAAAACCAACATAGAGACAAGGAAATTAAGCAACTAATACATCTCCTATGAATCACTGTTCTGTTCCTGAACTGAAATGTTCTGCTGTGTAGGAAATAACACACACCACCCCCCCCCTCCaaatgaataaacaaaacaaacaaatatcccACTCAAAGATATTTTAATCTAACTCTTCCCTCCACTAAAAATGCATTTGGACAATCACTAGAAAAGAAAAGTAAACTAAAAATATTTGGACATCCTGTCAGTTACATTCTAGTTTTATATTTAGTTCTTATTACCTGTATTATACCAAGCCAGTAAAAAGTCAAATTCTAaaggtttcttttctttcaaggCCCAAAGCACTCTGTTACGTTTCTTGCTATCGGGGTGAAAGGTGGAATCAGTCAAGTCAATAGTTACAACTGTAAAAATGTACAAAAGCAATTGTTACTCAAATTTTAATACTAAATTTATTAAGATCTAAAagaacataaagaaaacaaataacatTAAACTTCCTTTTCACATATACAGTATCTTTACAAAGTATTTGATTATGCAAATATGACTCTCCATTATGTAAAGAAATATTTACCTCCTGCTGTCCTTCTCTTGATATAATCTGGAACTGCCTTCTACTGACTGGAGGGATTACTTTTGTAATGGCACTGACAAGAAGTCCCAAAACAGCACCTTAAAAATCTCTTGGTAATTAGGCAAGCTATTAGCACTAAAAAAGCTAGAATTTCTAACATAAAAGGCCATGTATACAGCAATGACACTTTTTCAACTGTTTTTTTCTAGATTGGTCCCAGGGTAaaagttacatttattttttagatGGAATTTTCATGATACATTTTACATGACAAACTGAAGGGTAAAATGACATGCCATTGTGCCAAAATTCTTATTATAGATAGCAAGTTTCCCCTTCTAAAGTTCTCATGTAATTACCTATCAACTACTACAAGTTCTAATATTTTTGAGATGGCATAGTCTTCATGGGTTTaattgtttacaaaaaaaaaattaacagaagtCACACTCACTATGCCTCCTGTGCAGCTTATAaaaattacagcattttccaagtaCTTGGTAAATGGAGGTCACCATTTTAAATGTAATACAATTCTCCCTTTCAAGCAAGCAGTCTTGGGTGAAGCtcttcactgatttttttgtACAGTGTGCAAATTTTAAGCTCTACCTTAGTGTAGTATTTTCCGATTTAAATCAGAAGGTACAGATATTGTGTACTGTATACAAAAATTCTTGAGCCCTACATCATTCGAGTATAAACAACACAATAAAAactgcagaaattaaaaatttTCTAGAATATCCAAAAGATCACACTTTTGTTTCCTTATAGCTGCTTTATTATttgggaaattttttttttcttttcatgcagtTCTTGTATCTGCATCTAGAAAAACATGACCTAGACAATAACTAATTTTAAGGAAAGGGAAGTTTCAGCATTGCTGGTTTAACATCCTAGCAAGGTGCTTTGCAGACAGATCTGAAATAAGTACTGTTAATATA from Patagioenas fasciata isolate bPatFas1 chromosome 2, bPatFas1.hap1, whole genome shotgun sequence harbors:
- the RPP40 gene encoding ribonuclease P protein subunit p40 isoform X1, coding for MSVPSLQRLRQVPRHLLVCEKGHARDARSRHAAHVRDHAYNCRVSFLIPECGMLPEVLKSTIADVGDYYLVRNLSVHELVAHEFIDAFVKKGSCYALTYNTKIDQDNTAALLPTGKLILSVDKDTYEELGLQGRPSQYSGKKAMRYIVTIDLTDSTFHPDSKKRNRVLWALKEKKPLEFDFLLAWYNTGAEGSTLMSYFSKKQIQALKPKITFSTLRDLQCPVLQSNELQGKPEESCSTEELFEWLGAVWNQVSLDNKSSSFLSTYCCPQPNMMVEKAFLCTITGFIIPEKIIQLLEQLCCYFGEPKLAYWLTLTVHGFADSPVSWRESEHGFHKGGENLYNFVIFRNLDYWLQLAVGTYDDCPP
- the RPP40 gene encoding ribonuclease P protein subunit p40 isoform X3, whose translation is MLPEVLKSTIADVGDYYLVRNLSVHELVAHEFIDAFVKKGSCYALTYNTKIDQDNTAALLPTGKLILSVDKDTYEELGLQGRPSQYSGKKAMRYIVTIDLTDSTFHPDSKKRNRVLWALKEKKPLEFDFLLAWYNTGAEGSTLMSYFSKKQIQALKPKITFSTLRDLQCPVLQSNELQGKPEESCSTEELFEWLGAVWNQVSLDNKSSSFLSTYCCPQPNMMVEKAFLCTITGFIIPEKIIQLLEQLCCYFGEPKLAYWLTLTVHGFADSPVSWRESEHGFHKGGENLYNFVIFRNLDYWLQLAVGTYDDCPP
- the RPP40 gene encoding ribonuclease P protein subunit p40 isoform X2, with amino-acid sequence MSVPSLQRLRQVPRHLLVCEKGHARDARSRHAAHVRDHAYNCRVSFLIPECGMLPEVLKSTIADVGDYYLVRNLSVHELVAHEFIDAFVKKGKLILSVDKDTYEELGLQGRPSQYSGKKAMRYIVTIDLTDSTFHPDSKKRNRVLWALKEKKPLEFDFLLAWYNTGAEGSTLMSYFSKKQIQALKPKITFSTLRDLQCPVLQSNELQGKPEESCSTEELFEWLGAVWNQVSLDNKSSSFLSTYCCPQPNMMVEKAFLCTITGFIIPEKIIQLLEQLCCYFGEPKLAYWLTLTVHGFADSPVSWRESEHGFHKGGENLYNFVIFRNLDYWLQLAVGTYDDCPP